The nucleotide sequence CGGCTCGACGATCCGGACCTGGCGGTCGCGATCGCGCAGGCCACCTGCTCGGAGGTCGCCTACCGGGCCGCCGCGGACACCGTGCAGCTGCACGGCGGGATCGGGTTCACCTGGGAGCATCCGGCGCACCTCTACTACAAGCGCGCGATCGCCGACGCCGCACTGCTCGGGTCGGCCGAGGAGTACCGGGAGCGGATCGCCGCCGCCGTGCTGGACACCCTGCCGGATGATCTCGCCGTGCCGCGGGTCGCGACCGGCTGAGCCTCAGCTGCGGTGCAGCCCCGGTTCGCGGTCCGGGACGGTGAACGACGCCGACGTCCGGACCGGCGCTCCCGGGCTGCTCACCCGCTCGACCACCCGGAAGTCCGCGCGCAGCTGCGCCGGCTCGAACCGGGTCAGCAGGTAGCCGCGCCGGTCCTCCCGGTAGCGGATGTGCGGGTTCTCCTCGCCGCCGTCACCCCGGTCGCCGTCGCCGTCGCCACCGGAGGTCACCGAGGTCGTGACGAGCTCGGTGCCGACCGGTGCTGCGTCCCGGTCCTCGCCGGGGAGGATCTCGTTCGCGTGGTGGACGTGCTCGTCGCCGGTGAGCACGACCGCGTTCCGGACACCGGCGTCCACCCAGCCGCGGGTGATCCGCTCCCGGGACCGTGGGAACGCGGCCCAGCTGTCCCCGGACTTGCGGCCCCCGCTGCGCCGGGCGAAGAACACCTGCTGGCCCAGCACGTCCCAGCCGGCGGTGGAGGTGCGGAACCCGTCGAGCAGCCAGCGCTCCTGCTCGGCGCCGGTGATCGAGTCCCCGCCGCGGTACTGGCGGGTGTCGAGCATGTGGAAGGTCGCCAGCGACCCCCACCCGATCCGCCGGTAGAGCTGCATGTCCAGGCCGCGCGGGACCGACGCGCGGCGCAGCGGCATGTGCTCGTAGTACGCCTGGAACGCGGCGCGCCGCCGCTGCGGTGAGCGTCCGCGGTCGCCGCCGGCCCAGTTGTTGACCAGCTCGTGGTCGTCCCAGACGACCAGCCACGGCGCGACCGCTTGCGCGGCCCGCAGGTCGTCGTCGGTCTTCTGGTGGGCGTGCGTGCGGCGGTAGCCGGCCAGGTCGGTCGGCTCGGGCCCGCCGGGGTCGCGGACGTCGCCCTCGTCGGTCTCGTAGATGTAGTCGCCCAGGTGCAGCACGAGATCGGGATCGTCGTCGGCGAGCGCCCGGTAGGCGGTGAAGTGCCCGGCGCCGAACTTCGCGCAGGACGCCACGGCCACCGTCAGCGCAGGCACGGCCGCCCCGGCCGCCGGGGTGGTGCGGGTGCGGGCGGCGGGGGACACGTGCCCGTCGGACCGGAACCGGTAGAAGTACTCGCGGCCCGGGAGCAGTCCGGCCGGTTCGGCGTGCACGCTGTAGGCGAACTCCGGCACCGCGGTCTCGCTGCCGCGGCGCACGACCCGGGTGAACCCCTCGTCCTCGGCGATCTCCCAGTCGACGACGGCGGGCCGCCCGGCCATCCCGCCCAGCCCGTCCTCGGCGTCCGGGCGCGGGGCGAGCCTCGTCCAGAGCACCATCCCGTCCGGGGACGGATCGCCGGATGCGACGCCGAGGGTGAACGGATCGGTGGTCCGGCGCAGCGGCGCCGGGGCCGTGCCGGGGAGCTCGGGCAGCAGGCCGCCGAGCGCGGTGCCGACCATGCCGGTGAGCACGGTGCGGCGGGTCGGGCCGGGCACGGGGCCTCCTCGGGTCGATCGGGCCCGCCCATCATGTGCCCGGCACCCCGGCGCGGCCCGGACCTACGCGCCGGTGTGCCCGCTCCGTGTGGGTGATTCGGTGACCGTCGGGTGACCCGCACACGCCCGCCGGACCGGATCCCCGGCGGATGCGGGGCCGGCCCGGCGGGCCCGGTGTGGGGAGGGCTACCCGAGTTCCGGGAAGTTTCACGGCGACACCTGCGTTGGGGCGTCACGTGCGGGGGAGAGGTGTGTTGCTGGTGCGGCGCCGGGTGATCGACCTGTGCCGCCGGCCGACGAGCGGTTGTCGCAGCTGTCCAGAGCAGCAGTGACCCACCTCGGCAGTTCCGGAAGGACCCACCCGTGTCTCTCGTCGTCCGCGCGGCCCGCGCCTGGCGCACGCCGCGCGTCTTCGCCGTACTCACCCTCACCGGGCTGTTGCTCGGTGCTCTGCTCGGGCTGACCGCCCGGGTCACCGGCCAGGAGTGGCTGGCGACCGGACTGGACACCCTCGGCAGCCTGTTCACCGGGTTGCTGCAGTTCACCGTCGTCCCGCTGGTGTTCCTGGCCATCGTCGTCGGCATCGTCAGCCTGCGTGATCTCGGCGGCGGCCGCGCCGCGGCCCGGCTCGGCGGCCGCACCGTCGCCTGGTTCGCCGGGACGTCGCTGATCGCCGTCCTGATCGGACTGGCGATCGGGCTGATCGGACGCCCGGGGGAGGGCGTCACGCTGACCGCCGATCCGGACGCCGTCGAGGCCGTCGGCGAGCGCACCCCCGGTTCCTGGCAGTCGTTGCTGTCCGGGCTGGTCCCGGACAACCCGATCGCCGCGTTCGCCGAGGGCGACGTGCTGCAGGTCGTCGTCTCCGCGCTGCTGATCGGCGCCGCCGCGTACGCGCTGGGGGAGCGGGCCGAGCCGTTCGTGGCCTTCAGCCGGTCCGCGTTCGAGATCGTCCTGAAGGTCATCGGCTGGATCATCGTGCTCGCGCCGATCGGCGTCGTCGGCCTGCTCGGCAACGCCTTCGCCAGCTACGGCACCGACGTCTTCAGCTCGCTGTTCGGCCTGATCGCGGCCGTCTACCTGGGCTGCGCGCTGGTGCTGTTCGGGGTCTACCCGCTGCTGCTGAAGTTCGTCGCCGGGATCGGTCCGCGCCGCTTCTTCTCGGTCACCTGGCCGGTGCTGCAGTTCGCGTTCGTGTCCCGCTCGTCCGGCGCGACGCTGCCGCTGTCCCGGCAGGCGGCGATCGACCTGGGCGTCGACCGGAACTACGCGGGCTTCGCGGTGCCGCTCGCCACGACCACCAAGATGGACGGCTGCGCCGCCGTCTACCCGGCGCTGGCCACGATCTTCATCGCGCACCTGTCGGGCATCCAGCTGGTCGCGTGGCAGTACCTGGTGATCATCGCGGTGGCGGTGTTCGGCGCGCTGGCGACCGCGGGGACCACCGGCTGGTTCACCATGCTGACGCTGACCCTGGCCGCGGTCGGGATGCCGCCCGAGGTCATCGCCGCCGGCATCGCGGTGATCATCGGCATCGACCCGATCCTGGACATGATGCGGACCGCGACCAACGTGGGCGGGCAGATCACGGTGCCGACGATCGTCGCCGCCCAGGAGGGCATCCTGGGCCGCGGCGAGCCCGATGCCCCGGAGACCGGCGGCTCCGCGGCCCCGTCGACCGGCACGCCGGCCGACCCGGCCACCCGGGCCGACGCGGCTGCTCAGACCGACACGGCTGCTCAGGCCGATCCGGCAGCCCCGGCGGCCGTGGCCGGACGGCAGGCCACCGGCGGCGCGTGACGACGGTCATCGACCGGGACCGGCCGGGAACCCTCCGGCCGGTCCCGGGAGTTGTCCCGGGGTGACCGTCCGCCCCCGTCCGCCGGTCGCGGTGCTGTTGCGTGCCGCGATCGTCCTGTGTGTCGTGGCCGCGCTCGTCGCGGTCGAGCTGAACTCCCGCTCGGGCGTGGCATGGCGGTTGACGACCTTCACCTACCAGGCGAACGTGCTCGCCGCCGTCGTCTACGGGGCGACGCTGCTGACCCGCAGGTTCGACGCCCGGCCCGCGCTGCGCGGTGCGGTCGTGGTCTACCTGCTCGGCGCCGGCCTGGTGTGGCTGGTGTTCCTCATCGACCGGAGCACCGGGTTCACCCCGGCGAACGTGCTGCTGCACCTGGTGGTCCCGGCGCTGGCGCTCGCCGACTGGCTGCTGACCGGGCGGGACCGGCCGGGGCCGCGCTGGTGGCATCCGCCGCTGTGGCTGCTGTATCCGGCCGCGTACCTGGCATTCGCGCAGCTGCTGCTGGACGGAGCGCCCTACTACTTCCTGGATGTGCGGATGCTCGGGTACACCGGGCTGGTCCGCAACGTGGTGGCGCTGGCGGGCGGGTTCCTGGTGCTCGGCTGGCTGGTCGTCGCGCTCGGGCCGCGCGGTCAGGACGACAGGAAGCGGTCGATCTCGGCGGCGAAGGGCTCCGGGTCGAGCAGCAGCTCCAGGTGACCGCCGGGGTAGCGGTGCACCCGTGACCGGCGGATCGCCCGGTTCAGCATCGTCGCATTGCCGCGCGGCACTATCGGGTCGTCGTCACCGGCGATGATCAGGGTGTCCGCGGTGATCGCGGGCAGCAGCGGCAGGCTGGTCCAGCCGGACAGCGCCAGCAGCTGGTAGTAGTAGCCGCGAAGCGGGCCCCGGCGGGAACCCGACCCGAGCGCCTCGGCGGCTCGCTCCGGGTGGTGGCGCAGCGACCCGCCGTAGATCTTCGCCGCGACCGTGTCGACGTAGGACGGGTCCTGGTGCCGCTTCGGCGAGGTCAGCACCGCCATCACCCGGGGCGACGCGGGCACCATCAGGGCGCCGGGGCCGGTCGCGGCCAGAATCAGCTTGCGGACCCGGCGACGCCGGCTGATCGCGAGCTGCTGGGCGAGCATCCCGCCCCAGGAGAAGCCGAGCACGTCGGCCTCGCCGATCCCCAGCTTCGTCAGCACCTGACCGACCCGGTGCGCCATCCACGACAGGTGGTACGGCATCCGCGGGGCAGCCGATCCGCCGATCCCCGGCGGATCGAACCGGATGATGTCCAGGTCCTCGGGCAGCGCGGCGACCAGCGGATCGAGGACGTCGGTCGCGGCACCGATCCCGTTGCACAACAGCAGCGGGGTGCGCCGGGCACCCGGGCCGGAGGCAGGGCGGCGGACGACGCGCATGCTGCGACCGCCGACCAGGACGTCGTGCTCCTCGAGCGGCGCGGGGCTGGGGGTTGATCGGGACATCACGGGCGAGCGTAAGCCCCCGCCGGATCTTCAGGGGTGTGAGAATGTCCGTCGCCGGCGCCCAGATAGGTGCCCGGCGCCGGGAACAGCGGTCGCAGCCTGCGCCCGCCCAACTCGGGTGGTGCGTCGCGCAGCGTGCCGGACCGCTCGATGAGCCAGCCGGCGAGATCCTCCCACCAGGAGCCCTCGATCCGGCTCGCCGCGGCCAGCCAGGCCTGCGGGTCGCCGTCACCGGTCCCGCAGCTCGCCGCGCGGAACGATCCGCCCGCCCGGGGTGGCGCGATCAGCGCACCCGCCTGGTCGCCGGGCGCGAGCACCAGCCGGCAGGAGCCGCCCAGCATGCGGGCGGTGCGGTGGCCACCGGTCCACGGCTGGACCGGATCGTCGGCGGCCGCCACCAGGTAGCCGTCCCGGCGGAGCTCGGCGGGACGGACCGGGGTGCCCAGCACCCGCACCCCGCCGCTGTCGTCGTCGTCCGAACCGAAGGTGGAGTCGGCCAGCGCCGCGAGATCGGTGTGCAGGGCGGCGGGCAGCGGGAGCAGATCGGCGGCCCAGGCCCGGATCGCCCGGGCCGCGCGGCCGGACACGGCCCCGCCGGTGGTGTCCGGGACGGCCCACGGCAGCACCCGGTCCGTTCCGCGCCGCCACGTCCAGGCGGAGACGGCGGTGGGGCCGTCCAGCACGCCGTCCCGGGCGGCCTGCTCGGCCGCGGCCCGGGTGACGGCGGGATCGGGCCGGAACCCGGGCAGCGCGTCCGACTGGTCGAGCACGGTCGCCAGGTAGCCGACACCGGCGACCCGGTCGTCCAGTCCGATCGCGGCCTGGTGCGCCTGCACCGCCGCGGCCAGCAACCCGCCGGTGCGGACGCCGAGCAGCGACACCCGTGGTGCGCGGGCGATCCGGGTGCAGGCCTCCAGCGCGTCGAGGACGGCGGCGGCGTGCGCGTCGAGGTCCCGGCCCGCGTCGGCCGGCCCGGCCGGGCGCCAGGACAGCGCGAACACCTGCAGGCCACGCCCGAGCAGGTGTTCGACCAGCGAGTAGCCGGGCGCGAGATCGGCCAGCCAGTACCGGTGGATCAGCGGCGGGACGACCAGCACCGGCGCGTCGTGCACCCGCTCGGTGACCGGCAGGTACTGCAGGAGCTCGAACACCGGGGTGCGCAGGACGACGGCGCCGGGGGTGGCGGCGACGTCGCGTCCGGCGACCGGGCCACCCCGGGCGTCCCGGGCCCCGGTGTCGAACGGCACACCCGGGTCGCCGGGGCCGGGGGCGGTGAAGACCCGCCGGGCGGCGTCGGGGCCCGGCCCGTCCGGGACGGGGACAGGATCGGAGTCGGCACCGGGATCAGCACTGCCGGACGGTCGTTCCGGGGCCCCCGCGCCGGTGGGGCCGAGCAGCAGCGCGCGCAGCCGGTCCGCGTCCTGCGGGGGCAGCGGCGATCCGTCGGCGGCGGCGTCGTCGAGCAGCCCGGACAGTGCGTCGGTGGTGACCAGCTGCACCTGCGCCAGACGCCGGCGGACCGGGTCGGCGGCCACCTCGTCGTCCGGCGGGGTGGCCGTGCTCGATCCGAGCCCGACCCGGCCGAGCTCGAGCACCCAGCCGCCGCCGCGGCGCAGCAGCAGCGACGGCCGCGCGGTGAGCGCCGCCGCCAGCCGCAGCCCGGCGGCGGGCAGCGCCAGCAGTCCGCCTGCCGGCTGCCCGCCGTCGCCCGCCGCGCGTCCGTCACCCGTGCTCATCGGTCCCATCATCCCCACTCCGGGCCGACGGGGCGCGTTCACCCCGTGGCCGTCGCCCGGTCAGGCGGCCCGGGCACGGTGGCGGCACTCCGTCCGCACACCTCCCCGGGAGCCCCGATGCCCGTGCCGCCGTCCGCTCCGCTCCCGGCACCGTCCGGCGCCGCCTTCCTGCGGGAGTTCCTGCGGGACCCGCTGCGCACCGCGTCCCTGTTGCCCAGCTCGCGCTCGCTCGCCGCGGCGGCGACCGGGCCGGTGCCGGGCACCGGGGAACCGGTCGTCGTCGAGCTGGGGCCGGGTACCGGCGCGTTCACCGGTGTCATCGCCGAGCGGCTCGGCGGGCGCGGGCACCACGTGGCGGTCGAGCTGAACCCGCGGCTCGCCGCGGTCCTGGAGCACACCCACCCGGGGCTGGACGTCGCCGTCGCCGACGCGACGACGTTGCCCGCGCTGCTGGCCGAGCGCGGCCTCGGCCGGGTGGACGTCGTCGTCTCCGGGCTGCCCTGGGCCGCCTACCCCACGACCGGCCGGACGCTGCCCGAGGTGATCGCCGGCTCACTGCGGCCGGACGGGGTGTTCACCCAGTTCGGCTACACCTGCACCCGGGTGCTGCCGCCGGCGCACCGGCTGCGCCGTCAGCTGGACGCCGCGTTCGGCGAGGTCGCCGGCGGCCCGACGGTGTGGGCGAACCTCCCGCCGGCCTTCGTCCTGACCGCCCGCCGGCCCCGCCACCGCTGACCTGGAGCGACGGCGCGCAGCGCCCACCCGGGATCGGCGGCGGGGCGCCGGGCTACCCTGATCGGCGCCCCGCGGCGGGGTCGCCGACGACCGAGACGCCCGCGGGAGCTCGCAGGTTCCCGCCCGGGAACGACCCACGGACCAGGGGAGACGTGTGTCGGAGACCCAGCTCGTGTCGCCGGAGACCCGCCCGCTGCGGGCGTGGCAGCGCAGCGCACTCGCTCGCTACCTCGCCACCTCACCGCAGGACTTCCTCGCGGTCGCGACGCCCGGCGCGGGCAAGACGACGTTCGCGCTGCGGGTCGCTTCGGAGCTGCTGCGCGATCGGGTGATCGACGCGGTGACGGTGGTCACCCCGACGGAGCATCTGAAGTACCAGTGGGCCGAGGCCGCGGTCGCCGCCGGCATCGCGATCGATCCCGAGTTCCGCAACTCCGCGGGCGGGACGTCGCGGGACTACCACGGTATCGCCGTGACCTATGCCGGCGTCGCGGCGCACCCGATGCTGCACCGCAACCGCACCTCGAACCGCCGGATGCTGGTGATCCTCGACGAGATCCACCACGCCGGTGACGCCCGCAGCTGGGGCGACGCCGTGTACGAGGCGTTCGAGCCCGCGGCCCGCCGGCTGGCGCTGACCGGTACCCCGTTCCGCTCCGACGACAACCCGATCCCGTTCGTCGAGTACGTCCCGGACACCGACGGCGCGCCCCGCAGCCGGGCCGACCACCAGTACGGCTACGCCGAGGCGCTCGCCGACAACGTCGTCCGGCCGGTGGTGTTCCTCGCCTACTCGGGCACCTCGAACTGGCGGACGAGCGCCGGTGAGGAGATCTCCGCCCGGCTCGGTGAGCCGCTGACCCGCGAGCAGACCGCGATGGCGTGGCGGACGGCTCTGGACCCGGCGGGCGACTGGATGCCGTCGGTGCTGGCCGCCGCCGACCGGCGCCTGCAGAGCCACCGCGACGGCGGGATGCCCGACGCGGGCGGCCTGGTCATCGCCTCCGACCAGGCGACCGCGCGCGCGTACGCGGGGCTGTTGCGCCGGATCACCGGTGACCAGCCGGCGGTGGTGCTGTCGGACGAGAACGGGGCCTCCGACCGGATCGCGGAGTTCGCCCGCTCGCAGGAACGCTGGATGGTCGCGGTCCGGATGGTGTCCGAGGGCGTCGACGTGCCGCGCCTGGCCGTCGGGGTCTACGCGACCTCGGCGTCGACGCCGCTGTTCTTCGCCCAGGCGATCGGCCGCTTCGTGCGGTCCCGGCGGTCGGGGGAGACGGCCTCGGTGTTCGTGCCGAGCGTGCCGGTGCTGCTCGGGCTGGCCAGCGAGCTGGAGGCGCAGCGCGACCACGTCATCGGGAAGCCGCAGCGTCCGGAAGAGGTCTGGAACGACGCCGAGCTGAACGAGGCGAACAAGCAGAAGGACGAGCCCGACGACGACAAGGCCTTCACCTCGCTCGGTGCGGATGCCGAGCTGGACCAGCTGATCTACGAGGGCGCCACCTACTCCGCCGACGAGGAGGACTACCTCGGCCTGCCCGGGCTGCTGGAGCCCGACCAGGTGCGGACACTGCTGTCCCAGCGGCAGGCGGACTGGATCAAGAAGGGCTCGCCGCGCACCGGCGCGCAGGCCAGGGCCACCCCGGCGACCGAGCCGCCGCCGCCCCCGCAGGCCCAGCGCGGGCAGAGCGTGCGGGAACGGCTGCAGACCCTGCGCAAGGAGCTGAACACGCTCGTCGCGCTGCACAACCACAAGACCCGCAAGCCGCACGGGAAGATCCACAACGAGCTGCGGGCGCACTGCGGGGGACCGCCGGTGGCGATGGCGAGCATCGAGCAGCTCGAGGAGCGGATCGCGACCCTGCGTTCCTGGCGCTGAGCGGCGCCCGCCGGACGGGTCAGGGCCGGACGGGTGACCGCCGGTGCCTGCCGAACGGGTGTGAGCACCGGTACCCGCCGAACGAGCGAGCGCCGGCGACCCGGCAGCCGGGTGAGTGCCGGCGGGCTCAGGGAGCGCGGCCGGGGAGCTCCCCGCCGGCGCCGACGGGGCCGGGGACCGGCTCGTCGCCGTCCCGGGACCGCACCGCGACGGCGAGGATCACCAGCAGGATCCCGACGGCCTCCAGCCCACCGGGCAGCTGCCCGAGCATGAC is from Pseudonocardia autotrophica and encodes:
- a CDS encoding alkaline phosphatase D family protein, producing the protein MPGPTRRTVLTGMVGTALGGLLPELPGTAPAPLRRTTDPFTLGVASGDPSPDGMVLWTRLAPRPDAEDGLGGMAGRPAVVDWEIAEDEGFTRVVRRGSETAVPEFAYSVHAEPAGLLPGREYFYRFRSDGHVSPAARTRTTPAAGAAVPALTVAVASCAKFGAGHFTAYRALADDDPDLVLHLGDYIYETDEGDVRDPGGPEPTDLAGYRRTHAHQKTDDDLRAAQAVAPWLVVWDDHELVNNWAGGDRGRSPQRRRAAFQAYYEHMPLRRASVPRGLDMQLYRRIGWGSLATFHMLDTRQYRGGDSITGAEQERWLLDGFRTSTAGWDVLGQQVFFARRSGGRKSGDSWAAFPRSRERITRGWVDAGVRNAVVLTGDEHVHHANEILPGEDRDAAPVGTELVTTSVTSGGDGDGDRGDGGEENPHIRYREDRRGYLLTRFEPAQLRADFRVVERVSSPGAPVRTSASFTVPDREPGLHRS
- a CDS encoding dicarboxylate/amino acid:cation symporter, encoding MSLVVRAARAWRTPRVFAVLTLTGLLLGALLGLTARVTGQEWLATGLDTLGSLFTGLLQFTVVPLVFLAIVVGIVSLRDLGGGRAAARLGGRTVAWFAGTSLIAVLIGLAIGLIGRPGEGVTLTADPDAVEAVGERTPGSWQSLLSGLVPDNPIAAFAEGDVLQVVVSALLIGAAAYALGERAEPFVAFSRSAFEIVLKVIGWIIVLAPIGVVGLLGNAFASYGTDVFSSLFGLIAAVYLGCALVLFGVYPLLLKFVAGIGPRRFFSVTWPVLQFAFVSRSSGATLPLSRQAAIDLGVDRNYAGFAVPLATTTKMDGCAAVYPALATIFIAHLSGIQLVAWQYLVIIAVAVFGALATAGTTGWFTMLTLTLAAVGMPPEVIAAGIAVIIGIDPILDMMRTATNVGGQITVPTIVAAQEGILGRGEPDAPETGGSAAPSTGTPADPATRADAAAQTDTAAQADPAAPAAVAGRQATGGA
- a CDS encoding Pr6Pr family membrane protein; its protein translation is MTVRPRPPVAVLLRAAIVLCVVAALVAVELNSRSGVAWRLTTFTYQANVLAAVVYGATLLTRRFDARPALRGAVVVYLLGAGLVWLVFLIDRSTGFTPANVLLHLVVPALALADWLLTGRDRPGPRWWHPPLWLLYPAAYLAFAQLLLDGAPYYFLDVRMLGYTGLVRNVVALAGGFLVLGWLVVALGPRGQDDRKRSISAAKGSGSSSSSR
- a CDS encoding alpha/beta fold hydrolase, producing the protein MSRSTPSPAPLEEHDVLVGGRSMRVVRRPASGPGARRTPLLLCNGIGAATDVLDPLVAALPEDLDIIRFDPPGIGGSAAPRMPYHLSWMAHRVGQVLTKLGIGEADVLGFSWGGMLAQQLAISRRRRVRKLILAATGPGALMVPASPRVMAVLTSPKRHQDPSYVDTVAAKIYGGSLRHHPERAAEALGSGSRRGPLRGYYYQLLALSGWTSLPLLPAITADTLIIAGDDDPIVPRGNATMLNRAIRRSRVHRYPGGHLELLLDPEPFAAEIDRFLSS
- a CDS encoding class I SAM-dependent methyltransferase, whose product is MPVPPSAPLPAPSGAAFLREFLRDPLRTASLLPSSRSLAAAATGPVPGTGEPVVVELGPGTGAFTGVIAERLGGRGHHVAVELNPRLAAVLEHTHPGLDVAVADATTLPALLAERGLGRVDVVVSGLPWAAYPTTGRTLPEVIAGSLRPDGVFTQFGYTCTRVLPPAHRLRRQLDAAFGEVAGGPTVWANLPPAFVLTARRPRHR
- a CDS encoding DEAD/DEAH box helicase gives rise to the protein MSETQLVSPETRPLRAWQRSALARYLATSPQDFLAVATPGAGKTTFALRVASELLRDRVIDAVTVVTPTEHLKYQWAEAAVAAGIAIDPEFRNSAGGTSRDYHGIAVTYAGVAAHPMLHRNRTSNRRMLVILDEIHHAGDARSWGDAVYEAFEPAARRLALTGTPFRSDDNPIPFVEYVPDTDGAPRSRADHQYGYAEALADNVVRPVVFLAYSGTSNWRTSAGEEISARLGEPLTREQTAMAWRTALDPAGDWMPSVLAAADRRLQSHRDGGMPDAGGLVIASDQATARAYAGLLRRITGDQPAVVLSDENGASDRIAEFARSQERWMVAVRMVSEGVDVPRLAVGVYATSASTPLFFAQAIGRFVRSRRSGETASVFVPSVPVLLGLASELEAQRDHVIGKPQRPEEVWNDAELNEANKQKDEPDDDKAFTSLGADAELDQLIYEGATYSADEEDYLGLPGLLEPDQVRTLLSQRQADWIKKGSPRTGAQARATPATEPPPPPQAQRGQSVRERLQTLRKELNTLVALHNHKTRKPHGKIHNELRAHCGGPPVAMASIEQLEERIATLRSWR